DNA from Gaiellales bacterium:
ACGGCGACACGTGGACGTACCCGGCCACCGGCCTCCTCGGCACCGGATCGATCGGCGGCACGCAGGTGCGCTGCCTGACGCCCGAGCTGCAGATGCGTGTCCATGCTGGCTATGAGCTGGAGGCGAAGGATCACGAGGAGATCCGGATCCTTCACGAGCGGTTCGGCGTCGCGACGCCGCCGGGCTACGAGCCGCCGGAAGCGTAGGCCGTGGCGAGCAGGGGCGCGACACGCTCCTGAAACAGGTGCAACTGCCGCACCTCGTCATGGATCGGGCAGAGCAGGACGCGTTCGACGCCCGCACGCGCGAACGCCGCGAGCCGCTCGGCGCAGGTCTCCGGCGAGCCGATCGGCAGTGAGAGCCCGCGCAACCCCTCCCTCGATCGGTGCAGCATCGGCGAGAGCACCCACCCGTCGCCATGCCGGACGGCGCGGCGGAGCCCCGCCGGCGATCCCCAGACGCATCGATCACCGCGGCGAGCGCGTCCAAGCGACGCTGCGGCCTCCGCGTAGACCCTGAGGTCTCGGAGCCGTACTCCACGGTTCACACCGCGTGATCGTAACGAGCGCCTCACACCCCGAGCCTGAGCCGACGTCTGATCGGGCGGGCATCGCCGGGCGATGCCCGCCCAGCGCGATCACGCCTTGTGCGCGCTCCAGCTGCCGCCGCCCGCCGAGGTCGAGTAGCTGCCCGACATCGAGTCGCCCGACACCGATCCCGTGTAGTGGACCGCGGTGCCGCCGACCGTGCCGAACTTGATCGAGCTGCCGTTCACCGTCCCGTTCACGTCGGTGGTGCCGGCGGTCGAGAGCTTGATGGTGCCGCTGAGCGACGATCCGGACTGGGTCCAGTTGAGGACGAACGTGCCGTTGAAGGTGCCGCTGTAGGTGCCCGTCCACTTCCCGGAGAGGCCGGTGTCTGAGGTCGTCGTCTGGGTGGTGGTCGTCCCGGTCGACTGCGTGGTCGTCGGGGTCGACACGGCTGCGGATACCGAGCTCGCCGGCGGGGACGACGATCCACCGCCGCCGCTGCCTCCGCAGGCGGCCGCCGTCAGCGTCATCGCGACGCCGAGCCCGGCGACCAGCGCGACCGCCCTGCGCGTCGACATCCCTTTGCGTTCCCTCATCGCTGCCTCCTATCGGGTTCGGTGGGCCATGGCGAGCACGCCGCCTCGAGGAGCCGGTCGCACGGGATCCGGGCGGCCTCGACCACCCGGCGCACGTCGTCCTCGGCGCCGCGGAAGAGGCACAGCACCACCTCGTCCTGCCGCATCAGCAGCGAGCCCAGGTAGCGGACGGACGCGCGCTCGGACTCCTCGCCCGCGCGCGCGTCGAGCGCCCGCAGATCGCCCTCGTGAACGTCGGGCCACAGGCACTCGGCGACGAACTCGGTTGCGACCTCCCTTGCCATGCCGCCCACCGTAGGCGGCGGCAACCCCCGCCGAAAGCGGGGAAACCCTACGCCGGAGGGCTCTCCCCCCGGGCCTCGCGCAGCGCGTTTGCGAGCCCGACCCGCGACCGCACGCCGAGCTTGCGGTAGACCCGGGTCAGGTTCGCCTCGACCGTCTTCACCGATACGAACGCGCGCGCGGCCACCTCGTGGTTCGTGAGCCCCGAGGCCGCGAGCTCGGCCAGCCGCCGCTCCGTCTCGGTGAGCGTGTCGCCCCCGCCGCCCGGCCGCCCGAGCCGCGCCAGGCCGTCACGCGCCCTGTCCGCCCAGGCCGGCGCGCCCGCCGCCTCGAACGCCACGAGAGCCGCCTCGAACATGTTCCGCGCCCGGCCCCGCTGCTTGAAGCGGCGGAAGGCCTCGCCCGCGAGCAGCTGGGTGCGTGCCCGCTCGAGCGGCATCTCGACCGTGTCATGGGCCGCCAGCGCGCGCTCGAACGCCGCGGCGGATTCGTCCTGCGCACCGCGGGCCGCCTCGAGCGCGCCCCGGCAGCGCCCGGCCGCAGCGATCGCCCAGGCCCGGTCGAGCCCGGCCGCCGAGCGCTCGAACGGCTCGAGGTACTCGGCCGCGAGGTCGAGCTCGCCGAGCGCGACGAGCGCCTCGACCTCGTCGGGCACGAACATGCGCAGCACGGGGTCGGTCGGGCCCATGCGGACGACCTGCTCGGCCAGCGGCCCCAGCAGGCCGTGCACGCCGGCCGGGTTCCCCTCGGCGAGGTCCGCCAGCCCGAGCGCCCACAGCGGCCAGATCACCCCCGACCGCCATCCCAGGCGCTCGAAGTGGGCCAGCGCCTCGCCCGCCTCGCGACGCGCGAGCGGCGCATGGCCGTCGTGCGCATGCACGAGCGCGCTCGCGCTCAACGCGATCGCCGACACGGCGGGGTCGTCCAGCAGCTCCGCCGCCTCGACCGCCGCGGCAGCGGCCTGCGACGCGGGCCCGAGCTCGCCGCCCCAGACCTGCGCCCACACCAGGTACTGGGCGAGCATCGGCGCCGCGCCCTCCTGTCCGCGGGCGACGAGATCGGCGTGCATCTCCTCGAGCGTGCGCCGGGCCTCGCCGAGCTCGCCCGTCCACAGCTGCAACATCCCCTGGATCACGCGCGGGCGCATCATGAACGCCCGGGCCATCGCCGGGTCCTCGATCTCGAGCGCCCGCTCGAGGCGCCCGCGGTCGAGCCCGCGACCGCCCAGGAACTCGGCCATCGTCAGCACCGCGAGCGCGTCCGCCAGCATGCCGTCGTGCCCGACAGCCCCGGCGTCGTCGAGGGCCGCGCGGGCATACGGCTCGGCGCCGGGGAGGTTGCCCGCGCTCACCGCGCAGTAGACGAGGTGCAGCTCGACCGCGGCGCGCAGCTCGCGGTCGTCCCCGCTGTGGTCGAGCGCGGCCGCGGCGAGCCCGCCGGCCTCGGCGAAGTCGCTGCGCCGGGCGGCGATGTCAGAGCGGAGCCAGAGCGCCCGGGCCTGCAGCGAACCGGAGGGATCAGCCCCGAGCAGCTGGCGGGCGAGCTCGTCGGCGCGGTCGAGGTCGCCGGCGTCGAAGTGGAACCGGGCTGCCGCCAGCAGCCGCCGGCCCGCATCGGCGACGTCGCCGGCCGGGGTGAGCCGCGACGCCAGCTCCGCCAGGTCGGCCGCCGCCTCGAATGCGCCGCGCGCCGCGGCGGACGCCGCGCCTTCGTCGAGCTGGCCGGCCACCGCGGGATCCGCGCCGACCGAGGCCAGTGCGAGCTGGCGGGCGCGCTCCTCCGGCTCCGCGACCAGATCGGCCGCGCGCCGGTGCAGCTCCCGCCTGCGGGCCGCCGGCACCGACTCGTAGGCAGCGGCCGCGAAGAGCGGATGGGCGAACGCGATCCGCCCCGCCGCATCGACGGTCACGATCCCGGCCTCCTCGGCCGGCGCGAGCGCATCGACGTCGATGCTCCCGCGATCGGGGCCCGAGACCACCGCCGCGAGCAGCACCGCGTCGCGGGTGGCGGGCGGCAACCGGCGGACGCGGCCTGCCGTGAGCTTGCGGAGGTCGTCCGGCACCGGGACGCGGGGCACGCCCGCCGGTCGCTCGGGGCCCTGCTCCGCCGTGAGCCGGGCGATCTCGAGCGCGTAGAACGGGTTGCCGCCGCTGGCCTCGGCGATCCGGACGAGCGCGGGCCGCGGCAGCGGCCGGCCCAGGTCGGCGGAGACGATCCGCCCGAGTGCCGCCAGCGACAACGGGCCGACCGCGACCCGCATGACCCGATCGTCGGCCGGCCATCCCGGCGAGGGCGGCCGGATCGAGCACACGACCCCGACCGGCTCGTCCTCGAGCCGCCGGGCCGCGAACTCGAAGACGCGCCGCGACGGCGGGTCGAGCCACTGCCAGTCGTCGACCGCCAGGATCACGTGCCCCTCAGCCGCGAGGCGGCGGATCAGGGTGAGGAAGGCCGCGGCGACCGCGCGGCTGTCGGGCCCCTTGCCCGCCGGGCGGCGGCGCAGGAGCGCGACCTCGAGGGCATCGCGCTGCGGGTCGGGAAGGGCGGCAAACGCGTCGCCCTCGACCCGCGCGAGCAGGTCGGCGACCGCCGCGAACGAGAGCTTCGCCTCGGCCGCGGACGGCCGGCTCGAGAGCACCAGCGCGCCTCGCTCCCCGGCGCGGCTGCGCGCCTCGCGCCAGAGCGTCGTCTTGCCGATCCCGGCGTCGCCCTCCAGCACGAGGACGGCGAATCCCGCAGCCGACGCGTCCAGGAACCTCTCGACCTCGAGCAGCTGCGCTTCGCGGCCAACGATTCCCGGTGGCATGGAGGAGGCAACTGTACCCGCGGGCCGTGATCAGAAAGGGGTCTGACCCCGTTTATTCACCCGCGGCCCAGCGGCGGGCCTCGATGCCGGGCGGCGGCGGGCTCGCGCGGAGCTCCTCGAGCGTCAGCTCGCTGAAGCCGCCGCCCGCGCTCGCCGACGGCATCCAGCCGCCGGCTGGATCGCGCTCGCACAGGTTCGCCTCGAGGTAGAAGCCGGGCGGCTGCGCTTCGATTGCGAGCAGGACGTAGGCCCCATCTCCGCCCGCGTTGTACCTCGTCTCGACCACGTGGGTGATGCCGCGCGGCATCGACTCCATCGCAGCGTCCTCGGGCGTGGGCCAGCCGTCCATGCCCGGATCATCGCGCTTGACACCCGACGGACGTGTTCGGTAGCTTCGTCATAACAGTTGTCATGTCCCGTCCGCAGCCCCCGATGAGGAGTGTCGGCTCCCGCCGCGAGGAGGTGCTCATGCACGCGCGGCGCGTCATCATGCGCGACGGCCTCGAGGCGACGTCCCTGCGCCGCATCGCGCGCGAGGGCGGGTTCACGACCGGCGTCCTCACCCACTACTTCGCCGACAAGTCGGAGCTGATCTCGGCCTGCTTCGAGTGGACGATGCGCACCTGGCTCGACCGGGTCGAGCGCGAGATCCGGGATGCGCCGACCGCGGAGGACAGCGTCTGCCGGTTCGTCGCGGTCGCCATCCCCCACGCCCCCGAGCGGCACGGCGAGTGGCGGCTGTGGCTGAACTTCGTCGGCACCGGTGCCGGCGACAAGGAGATGGCCAACCTGCTCGTCGACACGGATCAGCGCTGGGAGGCGCTCGTCACGGAGACCCTGACGCGCTGGCACGAGGCCGGCCTCGTCTCGCCCCGCCTCCCCGACGAGCTGGAGGCGCTGATCCTGGCCCGGCTCGGCGACGGGCTCGGCTTGCGCGCGCTCATGACCGGCGACTGGGACGACGCCCGTCGCACGCTCGTGGCGGCGCTCGGCGCGATCGGCCTGCCCGACGACCTCGCCCGGCGCGCGCTCGACCCGGTTGCGGCTGAGGCTAATGCTCAAGTTGAGGTTGATGCGGAAGCGGAAGCCGGCTGATGGCACTGCTCGAAGTCGAGAACCTGGCCGTCCGCTTCCGCACCCGGACGGGGGTCGTCCCGGCGGTGAACGGCGTCAGCTTCGCGGTCGACGCCGGCGAGACCGTCGGCCTCGTGGGCGAGTCCGGATCGGGCAAGAGCGTGACCAGCCTCGCGCTCATGGGTCTCGTCCCCGGCCGCCGCACCGAGGTGACCGCCGCCCGGCTCGCGCTCGACGGCGTCGAACTGCTGTCGCTGAGCGAGGCGGAATGGCGCCACCGCCGCGGCCGCGACGTCGCGATCGTCTTCCAGAACCCGACGTCGAGCCTGAACCCGGTCGTGCGCATCTCGAAGCAGATCACGGAGGCGCTCCAGGCCCACGAGAAGCTCACCCGCGCCGCCGCCCGCAGCCGCGCCGCCGAGTTGCTCGCGGACGTCGGCATCCCCGACCCCGCGCGCGTGCTCGAGAGCTACCCGCACCGCCTGAGCGGCGGCATGTGCCAGCGGGTGATGATCGCGATCGCCCTCGCGCTCAAACCGAAGCTCCTGATCGCGGACGAGCCGACGACGGCGCTCGACGTGACCATCCAGGCGCAGGTGCTCGACGTGATGCGAACGCTTACCCGCGAGTCCGGCACCGCGCTGATCCTGATCACCCACGACCTGGGCGTCGTTGCCGCGACCGCCCAGCACGTGAACGTGATGTACGCCGGCCGGATCGTCGAGTCCGGGCCGGTGGCAGACATCTTCGCCCGGCCACGGCATCCCTACACCGTGGGCCTCCTGCGCTCGATCGCCCGTCCCGACCGCGACGCCGCCGGCACGTTTGCGGCCATCCCGGGCCAGCCGCCCGACCCGACAGCGCTCCCGGCCGGCTGCCCGTTCACGCCCCGCTGCGCGTGGCGGCTCGACCGCTGTTCGGCAGACGACCCGGAGCTCACGGCGGACGAAGGCCGGCCCGACCAGCGCTTCGCCTGCCACAACCCGGTCACACCCGCAGAGGCCGAGGCGGGGCGGCCGCTGCGCGCGGCGGCGGGGGCGGGCGCATGAGCGCGACCGCGCCGCTGCTCTCGGTGCGCGACCTGCGCGTCCACTATGCGCGCCGGCACGCGAACGTGCGCGCCGTCGACGGCGTCGACCTCGAGATCGTCCGTGGAGGCACACTCGGGCTCGTCGGCGAGTCGGGGTGCGGCAAGAGCACGCTCGGCAAGGCGGTGGTCCGCCTGCTGAAGCCGACCAGCGGCGCGATCGAGTTCGACGGCTGTGACCTGGCGCCCCTGGACGAGCGCGGCCTGCGGCCGTGGCGGCGCCGCATCGGGATGATCTTCCAGGATCCCTACTCCAGCCTGAACCCGCGGATCGACGTGCACGCCTGGATCGAGGAGCCGCTGCGGATCCACGGCCGCGGGACGCGCCCGGAGCGCACGGCGCGGGTGCGCGACCTGCTCGACCGGGTCGGCCTCCCCCAGGTCACCGAGCACCGCTACCCGTCGCAGCTGTCCGGCGGACAGTGTCAGCGCGTCGGCATCGCCCGCGCGCTCGCGCTCGACCCCGACCTGCTGGTCGCCGATGAGCCGACGAGCGCGCTCGACGTGTCGATCCAGGCGCAGGTGCTCGAGCTGCTCGCCGAGATCCAGCGCGACCTCGAGCTGACC
Protein-coding regions in this window:
- a CDS encoding ABC transporter ATP-binding protein, translating into MALLEVENLAVRFRTRTGVVPAVNGVSFAVDAGETVGLVGESGSGKSVTSLALMGLVPGRRTEVTAARLALDGVELLSLSEAEWRHRRGRDVAIVFQNPTSSLNPVVRISKQITEALQAHEKLTRAAARSRAAELLADVGIPDPARVLESYPHRLSGGMCQRVMIAIALALKPKLLIADEPTTALDVTIQAQVLDVMRTLTRESGTALILITHDLGVVAATAQHVNVMYAGRIVESGPVADIFARPRHPYTVGLLRSIARPDRDAAGTFAAIPGQPPDPTALPAGCPFTPRCAWRLDRCSADDPELTADEGRPDQRFACHNPVTPAEAEAGRPLRAAAGAGA
- a CDS encoding AAA family ATPase, whose amino-acid sequence is MPPGIVGREAQLLEVERFLDASAAGFAVLVLEGDAGIGKTTLWREARSRAGERGALVLSSRPSAAEAKLSFAAVADLLARVEGDAFAALPDPQRDALEVALLRRRPAGKGPDSRAVAAAFLTLIRRLAAEGHVILAVDDWQWLDPPSRRVFEFAARRLEDEPVGVVCSIRPPSPGWPADDRVMRVAVGPLSLAALGRIVSADLGRPLPRPALVRIAEASGGNPFYALEIARLTAEQGPERPAGVPRVPVPDDLRKLTAGRVRRLPPATRDAVLLAAVVSGPDRGSIDVDALAPAEEAGIVTVDAAGRIAFAHPLFAAAAYESVPAARRRELHRRAADLVAEPEERARQLALASVGADPAVAGQLDEGAASAAARGAFEAAADLAELASRLTPAGDVADAGRRLLAAARFHFDAGDLDRADELARQLLGADPSGSLQARALWLRSDIAARRSDFAEAGGLAAAALDHSGDDRELRAAVELHLVYCAVSAGNLPGAEPYARAALDDAGAVGHDGMLADALAVLTMAEFLGGRGLDRGRLERALEIEDPAMARAFMMRPRVIQGMLQLWTGELGEARRTLEEMHADLVARGQEGAAPMLAQYLVWAQVWGGELGPASQAAAAAVEAAELLDDPAVSAIALSASALVHAHDGHAPLARREAGEALAHFERLGWRSGVIWPLWALGLADLAEGNPAGVHGLLGPLAEQVVRMGPTDPVLRMFVPDEVEALVALGELDLAAEYLEPFERSAAGLDRAWAIAAAGRCRGALEAARGAQDESAAAFERALAAHDTVEMPLERARTQLLAGEAFRRFKQRGRARNMFEAALVAFEAAGAPAWADRARDGLARLGRPGGGGDTLTETERRLAELAASGLTNHEVAARAFVSVKTVEANLTRVYRKLGVRSRVGLANALREARGESPPA
- a CDS encoding TetR/AcrR family transcriptional regulator, whose product is MHARRVIMRDGLEATSLRRIAREGGFTTGVLTHYFADKSELISACFEWTMRTWLDRVEREIRDAPTAEDSVCRFVAVAIPHAPERHGEWRLWLNFVGTGAGDKEMANLLVDTDQRWEALVTETLTRWHEAGLVSPRLPDELEALILARLGDGLGLRALMTGDWDDARRTLVAALGAIGLPDDLARRALDPVAAEANAQVEVDAEAEAG
- a CDS encoding ABC transporter ATP-binding protein, coding for MSATAPLLSVRDLRVHYARRHANVRAVDGVDLEIVRGGTLGLVGESGCGKSTLGKAVVRLLKPTSGAIEFDGCDLAPLDERGLRPWRRRIGMIFQDPYSSLNPRIDVHAWIEEPLRIHGRGTRPERTARVRDLLDRVGLPQVTEHRYPSQLSGGQCQRVGIARALALDPDLLVADEPTSALDVSIQAQVLELLAEIQRDLELTSLFISHDLGAVRQIADEIAVMYLGRMCEIGPARRVLDHPAHPYTVALLSAAPVPDPAVEAARERIVLRGDPPSPAAPPSGCRFHTRCWLRESIDDPEICVTTDPPPVPAAGGGTVRCHFHDRVAGAPPAQPQSPGGHA